The following proteins are co-located in the Hyalangium minutum genome:
- a CDS encoding vWA domain-containing protein, with amino-acid sequence MRRSRVAVSGIVCALVVESALVVGCRSQEEAPQRAVEMAAKQQEPRQEQKVAESLPSKTRAEPSSPNAGPSPTVSPPSSHVPAPSAKRSPAAFGSASGLGGLGFKGSGSGGGGIGTLGGGTGYGSGSASLGGKSMVGMKMKMRGPAPRNVSSSGDTTSRTEQYRDAGINPFVTASEDPLSTFAIDVDTGAYTLARRKILEGSLPVQEGVRVEEFLNYFRYDYEGPTDGSPLAVHMDAAPSPYTPGRHLLRVGVQGKQLSVSERKPAHLTFLVDVSGSMASPDKLPLAQRALRMLVDNLRDGDTVAMVTYAGHVKVALPPTGLERKAVIHQAIEELQAGGSTAMSSGIELAYQQAMQTVDGQSTSRVIILSDGDANVGATSPEEILKLIRGYVKEGITVTTVGFGMGNYKDEMMERFANQGDGNHYYVDSLMAARRIFQEQIGGTLEVIAQDVKLQVDFDPKQVARYRLVGYENRAIADALFRDDKVDAGELGAGHTVTALYELELQPGAGDDLATVRVRAKKPRGEKATERAFRFSGKALASSFASANKDLRFATAVMGAAELLRRSPHAARWSFEQVEKIAREATPSGNAERQEFLRLLEKARPLVERVAAR; translated from the coding sequence ATGAGGCGGAGCCGTGTGGCCGTCAGTGGGATCGTCTGCGCGCTGGTGGTCGAGAGCGCGCTGGTTGTGGGCTGCCGCTCTCAGGAGGAGGCGCCGCAGCGAGCCGTGGAGATGGCCGCGAAGCAGCAGGAGCCGAGGCAGGAGCAGAAGGTGGCCGAGTCGCTGCCGTCGAAGACCCGGGCTGAGCCGTCATCGCCGAATGCGGGGCCCTCGCCGACCGTCAGCCCGCCGTCGAGCCATGTGCCGGCTCCTTCCGCAAAACGTTCTCCCGCCGCGTTCGGATCCGCGTCGGGGCTCGGGGGATTGGGCTTCAAGGGCTCGGGCTCGGGTGGAGGCGGCATCGGCACCCTCGGCGGCGGCACCGGCTATGGCTCGGGCAGCGCCAGCCTCGGTGGCAAGTCGATGGTGGGCATGAAGATGAAGATGAGGGGGCCCGCTCCGCGCAACGTCTCCAGCTCCGGAGACACCACGAGCCGCACCGAGCAGTACCGTGACGCGGGCATCAATCCCTTCGTCACCGCGAGCGAGGACCCCCTGTCCACCTTCGCCATCGACGTGGACACGGGCGCGTACACGCTGGCGCGCCGGAAGATTCTCGAGGGCTCGCTGCCGGTACAAGAGGGCGTGCGCGTGGAGGAGTTCCTCAACTACTTCCGCTACGACTACGAGGGGCCTACGGACGGCTCGCCGCTGGCGGTGCACATGGACGCGGCGCCCTCTCCGTACACGCCGGGCCGCCACCTGCTGCGCGTGGGCGTGCAGGGCAAGCAGCTCAGCGTCTCCGAGCGCAAGCCCGCGCACCTCACCTTCCTGGTGGACGTCTCCGGCTCCATGGCCTCGCCGGACAAGCTGCCGCTGGCCCAGCGCGCCCTGCGCATGCTCGTGGACAACCTGCGCGACGGTGACACCGTGGCGATGGTCACCTACGCGGGCCACGTGAAGGTGGCGCTGCCTCCCACTGGCCTGGAGAGGAAGGCTGTCATCCACCAAGCCATCGAGGAGCTCCAGGCGGGCGGCTCCACCGCCATGTCGTCCGGAATCGAGCTGGCCTACCAGCAGGCGATGCAGACGGTGGATGGTCAGTCCACCTCGCGCGTCATCATCCTCTCGGACGGCGACGCCAACGTGGGTGCCACCTCGCCCGAGGAGATCCTCAAGTTGATCCGCGGCTACGTGAAGGAGGGCATCACCGTCACCACCGTGGGCTTCGGCATGGGCAACTACAAGGACGAGATGATGGAGCGCTTCGCCAACCAGGGCGACGGCAACCACTACTACGTGGACTCGCTGATGGCCGCGCGCCGCATCTTCCAGGAGCAGATCGGCGGCACGCTGGAGGTGATTGCCCAGGACGTGAAGCTGCAGGTGGACTTCGATCCGAAGCAGGTGGCCCGCTACCGGCTCGTGGGCTACGAGAACCGCGCCATCGCGGACGCGCTGTTCCGGGACGACAAGGTGGACGCGGGCGAGCTGGGCGCGGGCCACACCGTCACCGCCCTCTACGAGCTGGAGCTCCAGCCGGGCGCGGGCGATGACCTGGCCACCGTGCGCGTGCGCGCCAAGAAGCCTCGCGGAGAGAAGGCCACCGAGCGCGCGTTCCGCTTCTCCGGCAAGGCCCTGGCCTCCAGCTTCGCCTCGGCGAACAAGGATCTGCGCTTCGCCACCGCAGTGATGGGCGCAGCCGAGCTGCTCCGCCGCAGCCCCCACGCGGCCCGCTGGAGCTTCGAGCAGGTGGAGAAGATCGCCCGCGAGGCCACGCCCTCGGGCAATGCCGAGCGCCAGGAGTTCCTCCGGTTGCTGGAGAAGGCCCGCCCGCTGGTGGAACGCGTGGCGGCGCGCTGA
- a CDS encoding glucosaminidase domain-containing protein, translating to MTVYSVRSGDTLNALAKRFNTSVSEIAKANNITNPNKISTGQKLTIPDGFDRPTTKPTQSGGSSSGGGSSAPAQAAGNGGPVRDSNGRQYQTSSDGTPMYKQGDAEWGSRALGTGSSISAAGCAMTATSMAVSKISGQAINPGQMDKYLDSHGGYVGNGLVWDKAAQAAGLHASKQGWSLDTINKQVDAGRPVVIGVDYKAGSGGGANGTDHWITVTGRGKEGGKDVYFANDPATGKQITLRNEGGRLVGGPSNYKSTGELVTFSGGNPPKPGTTPSTPATPSTPSTGGTTGTGGTQAPAANATSLKGVTIPSANLKRGDTGPQVEQLQQALVKAGYMTSAQVNTGPGTFGPKTEAAVKKFQADHGVESIGQYGPKTRAAFEKLGAKVGGSTPSTPTTPTTPTGPIGDLPKTGNAFIDRVAADAIKSQRQTGVPASVTLAQAMLESGSGKSGLATKGNNFFGIKGEGPAGHVTMPTKEFLNGKWVTVDANFRKYNSPAESFADHGKFLRDNKRYANAFKHTDDAAQFAKEIHKAGYATDPEYSNKLISIINKYGLERFDQIGRQ from the coding sequence GTGACCGTCTATTCTGTTCGCAGCGGCGACACCCTCAACGCCCTGGCGAAGCGCTTCAACACCTCGGTGTCTGAGATCGCCAAGGCCAACAACATCACCAACCCCAACAAGATCTCCACCGGGCAGAAGCTGACCATCCCGGACGGGTTCGATCGGCCCACGACCAAGCCGACGCAGTCCGGCGGTAGCAGCAGCGGCGGCGGCTCGAGCGCCCCGGCCCAGGCCGCGGGCAACGGCGGCCCGGTGCGTGACAGCAACGGCCGTCAGTACCAGACGTCCTCGGACGGCACGCCGATGTACAAGCAGGGCGATGCGGAGTGGGGCAGCCGCGCTCTGGGCACCGGCTCCAGCATCAGCGCCGCCGGCTGCGCCATGACGGCCACCTCCATGGCCGTGAGCAAGATCAGCGGCCAGGCCATCAACCCGGGCCAGATGGACAAGTACCTGGACTCGCACGGTGGCTACGTCGGCAACGGCCTCGTGTGGGACAAGGCGGCTCAGGCGGCCGGTCTGCACGCCTCCAAGCAGGGCTGGAGCCTCGACACCATCAACAAGCAGGTGGACGCGGGCCGTCCCGTCGTCATCGGCGTGGACTACAAGGCCGGCAGCGGCGGCGGCGCCAACGGCACCGACCACTGGATCACCGTGACGGGCCGGGGCAAGGAGGGTGGCAAGGACGTCTACTTCGCCAACGATCCGGCCACCGGGAAGCAGATCACCCTGCGCAACGAGGGCGGCCGCCTGGTGGGTGGCCCCTCGAACTACAAGTCCACGGGCGAGCTGGTGACGTTCTCCGGCGGCAACCCCCCGAAGCCGGGCACCACGCCGTCCACCCCGGCCACGCCGTCCACCCCGAGCACCGGCGGCACCACCGGCACGGGTGGCACCCAGGCTCCGGCGGCGAACGCCACGAGCCTCAAGGGCGTGACGATTCCCTCGGCCAACCTGAAGCGCGGCGACACGGGCCCGCAGGTGGAGCAGCTCCAGCAGGCGCTGGTGAAGGCCGGCTACATGACGTCGGCCCAGGTGAACACGGGCCCGGGCACCTTCGGCCCGAAGACCGAGGCCGCCGTGAAGAAGTTCCAGGCGGACCACGGCGTGGAGTCCATCGGCCAGTACGGCCCGAAGACCCGCGCGGCCTTCGAGAAGCTGGGCGCCAAGGTGGGCGGCTCCACCCCGAGCACCCCTACCACTCCCACCACTCCGACGGGTCCGATTGGCGACCTGCCCAAGACGGGCAACGCCTTCATCGACCGCGTGGCGGCCGACGCCATCAAGAGCCAGCGGCAGACGGGCGTGCCCGCCTCCGTGACGCTCGCGCAGGCGATGCTGGAGAGCGGCAGCGGCAAGTCCGGCCTGGCCACCAAGGGCAACAACTTCTTCGGCATCAAGGGTGAGGGCCCCGCCGGCCACGTCACCATGCCGACGAAGGAGTTCCTCAACGGCAAGTGGGTGACGGTGGACGCCAACTTCCGCAAGTACAACTCGCCCGCCGAGTCCTTCGCGGATCACGGCAAGTTCCTGCGTGACAACAAGCGCTACGCCAACGCGTTCAAGCACACGGACGACGCGGCCCAGTTCGCCAAGGAGATCCACAAGGCCGGCTACGCCACCGACCCGGAGTACTCCAACAAGCTCATCTCCATCATCAACAAGTACGGCCTGGAGCGCTTCGACCAGATCGGCCGTCAGTAA
- the thiD gene encoding bifunctional hydroxymethylpyrimidine kinase/phosphomethylpyrimidine kinase, with the protein MESPRPVATALTIAGSDSGGGAGIQADLRTFAFHRIHGTSALTAITAQNTLGVTRVDVLSPAAVAAQMEAVVTDIGVSAAKTGMLANLEIIIVVAEQIRRLKLTQLVVDPVMVSRAGSRLIDDKAVGALRELLLPLATVATPNRHEAQLLSGMDIQTVDDMAEAARRIQRLGPKAVLVKGGAMPGPLRGTDVWFDGEHLETLSVPPIDTPNTHGTGCTLSAAIAAQLALGRAPLDATRRAKEYVTSALHHPLALGRGNGPFSHFALGAL; encoded by the coding sequence ATGGAATCCCCCAGGCCCGTAGCCACCGCGCTCACGATTGCGGGCTCGGACAGCGGTGGTGGTGCTGGCATCCAGGCTGACCTGCGTACCTTTGCCTTCCACCGCATCCATGGCACCAGCGCCCTCACCGCCATTACGGCGCAGAACACCCTGGGCGTCACCCGCGTGGATGTCCTCAGCCCCGCCGCCGTTGCCGCTCAGATGGAGGCCGTGGTCACTGACATCGGTGTGAGCGCCGCGAAGACGGGCATGCTCGCCAACCTGGAGATCATCATCGTGGTGGCCGAGCAGATCCGCCGGCTCAAGCTCACGCAGCTCGTGGTGGATCCCGTCATGGTGTCCCGCGCGGGCTCGCGGCTCATCGATGACAAGGCCGTGGGTGCCCTCCGAGAGCTGCTGCTCCCGCTGGCCACCGTCGCCACGCCCAACCGCCACGAGGCGCAGCTCCTGTCGGGCATGGACATCCAGACGGTGGACGACATGGCCGAGGCCGCGCGCCGCATCCAGCGGCTCGGTCCCAAGGCCGTGCTCGTCAAGGGCGGTGCCATGCCCGGCCCGCTGCGCGGCACCGATGTCTGGTTCGATGGGGAGCACCTCGAGACCCTGAGCGTGCCCCCCATCGATACTCCCAATACGCACGGCACGGGCTGCACCCTGTCCGCCGCCATCGCCGCGCAGCTGGCGCTCGGGCGCGCACCCCTCGACGCCACCCGGCGCGCCAAGGAGTACGTCACCTCCGCGCTCCATCACCCGCTGGCGCTCGGCCGGGGCAACGGACCGTTCAGCCACTTCGCCTTGGGGGCGCTGTAG
- a CDS encoding nuclear transport factor 2 family protein gives MATERAQRFVDALAKLEESGDLEAIVSLFAEDAKVSNVASQREFTGREGVRQFWRDYKAMLASVKSTFRNMIESNDRVALEWETQGTAQNGAAVNYEGVSILEWDGDRIRRFYAYFDPGLLGREIAHGTAKRSEPPATTPA, from the coding sequence ATGGCGACGGAGCGAGCGCAGCGATTCGTGGACGCACTGGCGAAGCTGGAGGAGAGCGGGGACCTGGAGGCCATCGTCTCGCTGTTCGCCGAGGACGCGAAGGTGAGCAACGTGGCCTCGCAGCGGGAGTTCACGGGGCGGGAGGGCGTGCGCCAGTTCTGGAGGGACTACAAGGCCATGCTGGCCAGTGTGAAGTCCACCTTCCGCAACATGATCGAGTCGAACGACCGTGTGGCGCTGGAGTGGGAGACACAAGGCACGGCGCAGAACGGAGCGGCGGTGAACTACGAGGGCGTCTCCATTCTCGAGTGGGATGGCGATCGGATCCGCCGCTTCTACGCGTACTTCGACCCGGGGCTCTTGGGACGGGAGATCGCGCACGGGACGGCGAAGCGCTCGGAGCCTCCGGCCACCACGCCGGCGTAG
- a CDS encoding PAS domain-containing protein, whose protein sequence is MVLPLHTPAFQQAGSGTPVGGDPKFDPLLDSITDGIVSVDREWRVTYLNAVTERLAGRSRESLLGKVLWAELPDLTQTPFAAAIRQSMETGSQATLTDYFPPTDSWFEIRVFPSAAGLVLILRDITEMRQAEVERLRLLAAERSAREQAERTADRITRLQELTAHLSAARSPEEVMSVAVDRIMASVGANLAMVALPVEGQDVLRTVAYNGHSRQVSHDFQLMPLDAPLPVSATYRSGQPEWLESSEALVSRYPNLHPLLREQSLTRSLASMPMVVESRVVGVLALCFPEPRAFSGDDREFLLVLARHCALAIERSRLLAEVEAQRARLEELVMRAPAVMSVTRGPEHRFVLCNPRYRHLLGGRDVTGLTARQAIPGPEGQNVLDILNRVFATGEPFVGKELPGRLGASTADVTMSESYFDFVYQPLRDAEGRVEGIASFAFEVTDQVLARQTVEELLRDMARSEERFRAFLTATSEIIWDMPPQGEFDADQPGWRTFTGQTRAQLLGWGWLDAVHPEDREYAAREWRRAVAASTPYQGEVRLRRHDGVYRYMQVRAVPVLELNGAVREWVGIHRDITRQREDEAERARLLMREQYHRAQLQGLAQASLAIGRAPSLDQALRVITEQARELIGAHQAVTSLSTGEDWAQAIHTVSLSAKYAAWRDYAAPVDGSGIYAKVCESNQPARMTQAELEAHPRWHGFGAHKGKHPPMRGWLAVPMVDRNGRNLGLIQLSDRYEGDFTAEDEAILVQLARLAAVAIENARLMAESQAANRAKDEFLAVMSHELRTPLTAVLGWTQMLRNQKDNAVIREKGLEVIERNARSLAQLIEDVLDVSRILTGKLALHRKAVDLATVVQAAVEVVRPRAEQKSVSLAVSVGPGTGHVTGDPGRLQQVFWNLLANAVKFTQEGGTVEVQLERAEAEWRVRVKDTGQGIHADALPHLFERFWQADGSSTREHGGLGLGLAIVRHLVELHGGTVEAESAGLGLGATFTVRLPLPVVLPEAERSASGEGAAKSPARLDGVRVLLVEDAEDARELITLLLRDRGAEVRTAANGRDAMERLTEALPDVLISDIGLPGEDGHAVLKRVRDWADTKGEWIPAIALTAYAGAEDARRAYRAGFQVHMAKPLEAEALVEAVAKLSGQE, encoded by the coding sequence ATGGTCCTCCCGCTCCACACCCCAGCATTCCAGCAGGCAGGCTCTGGGACACCCGTGGGCGGCGACCCGAAGTTCGATCCCCTCCTGGACAGCATCACCGATGGCATCGTCTCGGTGGACCGGGAGTGGCGCGTCACCTACCTCAATGCCGTGACCGAGCGGCTCGCAGGCCGCTCGCGTGAGTCCCTGCTGGGCAAGGTGCTCTGGGCCGAGCTCCCCGACCTGACCCAGACGCCCTTCGCCGCGGCCATCCGCCAGTCCATGGAGACCGGCAGCCAGGCCACCCTCACGGACTATTTCCCACCCACGGACTCGTGGTTCGAGATCCGCGTCTTCCCCTCAGCCGCGGGACTTGTGCTCATCCTCCGCGACATCACCGAGATGCGTCAGGCCGAGGTGGAACGCCTCCGGCTGCTGGCCGCCGAGCGCTCCGCCCGCGAGCAGGCCGAGCGCACCGCTGACCGGATCACGCGCCTCCAGGAGCTCACCGCCCACCTCTCCGCGGCCCGCTCCCCCGAAGAGGTGATGTCCGTGGCCGTGGATCGCATCATGGCCTCGGTGGGCGCCAACCTGGCCATGGTGGCCCTGCCCGTCGAGGGCCAGGATGTCCTTCGAACGGTGGCCTACAACGGCCACTCACGCCAGGTGTCCCACGACTTCCAGCTCATGCCGCTGGATGCGCCCCTGCCCGTCTCCGCCACCTACCGCTCCGGCCAGCCCGAGTGGCTCGAGTCTTCCGAAGCCCTGGTGTCTCGCTACCCGAACCTCCACCCACTGCTCCGGGAGCAGTCCCTGACCCGCTCGCTGGCGAGCATGCCCATGGTGGTCGAGAGCCGGGTGGTCGGCGTGCTGGCGCTGTGCTTCCCCGAGCCGCGTGCCTTCTCGGGTGATGACCGCGAGTTCCTCCTGGTGCTGGCGCGGCACTGCGCGCTGGCCATCGAGCGCTCGCGGCTGCTGGCCGAGGTGGAGGCCCAGCGCGCCCGGCTCGAGGAACTGGTGATGCGCGCCCCCGCGGTGATGTCCGTCACCCGGGGCCCCGAGCACCGCTTCGTCCTCTGCAATCCGCGCTACCGCCACCTGCTGGGCGGACGTGACGTGACGGGGCTGACCGCGCGCCAGGCCATCCCGGGCCCCGAGGGCCAGAACGTCCTCGATATCCTGAACCGCGTCTTCGCCACCGGAGAGCCCTTCGTCGGCAAGGAGCTCCCCGGGCGCCTCGGAGCGTCCACCGCGGATGTGACGATGTCCGAGAGCTACTTCGACTTCGTCTACCAGCCGCTGCGCGACGCCGAGGGGCGCGTGGAGGGCATTGCCTCGTTCGCCTTCGAGGTGACGGATCAGGTGCTCGCGCGGCAGACCGTGGAGGAGCTGCTGCGGGACATGGCGCGCAGCGAGGAGCGCTTCCGCGCCTTCCTCACCGCCACCTCGGAGATCATCTGGGACATGCCGCCCCAGGGCGAGTTCGATGCGGATCAGCCGGGCTGGCGCACGTTCACCGGCCAGACGCGGGCACAGTTGCTGGGCTGGGGCTGGCTGGACGCAGTGCACCCGGAGGACCGCGAGTACGCGGCGCGAGAGTGGCGCCGGGCGGTGGCCGCGAGCACGCCCTACCAGGGCGAAGTGCGGCTGCGGCGCCATGACGGGGTGTACCGGTACATGCAGGTGCGCGCGGTGCCGGTGCTGGAGCTGAACGGAGCGGTGCGCGAGTGGGTGGGCATCCACCGCGACATCACCCGCCAGCGCGAGGACGAGGCCGAGCGCGCGCGGCTCCTCATGCGCGAGCAGTACCACCGGGCGCAGCTCCAGGGGCTGGCGCAGGCCTCGCTGGCCATTGGGCGGGCGCCCTCGCTGGATCAGGCGCTGCGCGTCATCACCGAGCAGGCGCGGGAGCTCATCGGCGCGCACCAGGCCGTGACGAGCCTCTCCACGGGCGAGGACTGGGCGCAGGCCATCCACACCGTCTCGCTGTCGGCCAAGTACGCCGCGTGGCGTGACTACGCGGCGCCGGTGGACGGCTCGGGCATCTACGCGAAGGTGTGCGAGAGCAACCAGCCGGCGCGGATGACGCAGGCGGAGCTGGAGGCTCACCCGAGGTGGCACGGCTTCGGGGCGCACAAGGGCAAGCACCCGCCCATGCGGGGCTGGCTCGCGGTGCCGATGGTGGACCGCAATGGGCGCAACCTCGGGTTGATCCAGCTGTCGGACCGGTACGAGGGCGACTTCACCGCCGAGGACGAGGCCATCCTGGTGCAGCTGGCCCGGCTGGCGGCGGTGGCCATCGAGAACGCGCGGCTCATGGCGGAGTCCCAGGCGGCCAACCGCGCCAAGGACGAGTTCCTCGCGGTCATGAGCCACGAGCTGCGCACGCCCCTCACGGCGGTGCTGGGCTGGACGCAGATGCTGCGCAACCAGAAGGACAACGCCGTCATCCGCGAGAAGGGCCTGGAAGTCATCGAGCGCAACGCGCGCTCGCTGGCGCAGCTCATCGAGGACGTGCTGGACGTGTCGCGCATCCTCACGGGGAAGCTGGCGCTGCACCGCAAGGCGGTGGACCTGGCCACAGTGGTGCAGGCCGCGGTGGAGGTGGTGCGGCCTCGCGCCGAGCAGAAGAGCGTGTCGCTGGCGGTGTCCGTGGGCCCAGGGACGGGGCACGTGACGGGGGACCCGGGACGGCTGCAGCAGGTGTTCTGGAACCTGCTGGCCAACGCGGTGAAGTTCACGCAAGAGGGCGGCACGGTGGAGGTGCAGCTGGAGCGGGCCGAGGCGGAGTGGCGGGTGCGGGTGAAGGACACGGGCCAGGGCATCCACGCGGACGCGCTGCCGCACCTGTTCGAGCGCTTCTGGCAGGCGGACGGCAGCAGCACGCGCGAGCACGGCGGGCTGGGGCTGGGGCTCGCCATCGTCCGGCACCTGGTGGAGCTGCACGGCGGAACGGTGGAGGCGGAGAGCGCGGGGCTGGGGCTGGGCGCCACCTTCACGGTCCGGCTGCCGCTGCCCGTGGTGCTGCCGGAGGCCGAGCGCTCGGCCTCGGGCGAGGGCGCCGCGAAGAGCCCTGCGCGGCTGGACGGCGTCCGGGTGCTGCTGGTGGAGGACGCGGAGGACGCGCGCGAGCTCATTACCCTGCTGCTGCGCGATCGCGGCGCGGAGGTGCGCACGGCCGCCAACGGCCGCGACGCCATGGAGCGGCTCACCGAGGCGCTGCCGGACGTGCTCATCTCCGACATCGGCCTGCCCGGCGAGGACGGCCACGCGGTGCTCAAGCGCGTGCGCGACTGGGCGGACACGAAGGGCGAGTGGATCCCCGCGATTGCACTCACAGCGTACGCCGGGGCGGAGGACGCCCGCCGGGCCTACCGGGCCGGCTTCCAGGTGCACATGGCCAAGCCGCTGGAGGCCGAGGCCCTGGTCGAGGCCGTGGCGAAGCTGTCCGGTCAGGAATGA
- a CDS encoding CBS domain-containing protein, with amino-acid sequence MADKRMDNGRDDTTRNGRGTVPDNGTPGMLGGDVATRGTDVVRRADVSPPGSRERSESDVTGYSPDRDEAPSVRQGRFHRAAALRLAQPRTSTDVGTGVGTGLGTGSGMGMSGMGTGAGLNTRGTWGSSGTPQQGPYGRDDRDDRSAIGSGGGQMRMGEQDTRHSLEMRRDTGGENYRQWDRTGFGGEDRGQHGTQGHPGMGTQGQRSDRYDPMLGMSQASPGRPGSGVNIGMGETYASRGPDTDTSRPEHKGMLAGLRRRWQREPLTAREIMTRGVKTVRQDSSLREVAQLMKDEDCGVVPIVDSRGCLVGIITDRDLVIRAFTGGRTPDQLRAGDVMTDDVECVHPDEDIHSIISLMGKRQIRRIPVVERDDRVIGIISMGDIANRADYDEELQEALDRISSKRSFWSRLT; translated from the coding sequence ATGGCTGACAAGAGAATGGACAACGGCAGGGACGACACCACGCGCAACGGGCGCGGCACGGTCCCCGACAACGGGACGCCGGGCATGCTGGGGGGTGACGTGGCGACGCGCGGTACGGACGTGGTGCGGCGCGCGGACGTGTCTCCTCCGGGCTCGCGCGAGCGCTCCGAGTCCGACGTGACGGGCTACAGCCCCGACCGCGACGAGGCCCCCAGCGTGCGCCAGGGCCGCTTCCACCGCGCCGCGGCGCTGCGCCTGGCTCAGCCGCGCACCAGCACGGACGTGGGCACGGGCGTGGGCACGGGCCTGGGCACCGGCTCGGGCATGGGCATGAGCGGCATGGGCACGGGCGCCGGCCTCAACACGCGCGGCACCTGGGGCTCGAGTGGCACCCCCCAGCAGGGGCCGTACGGCCGCGATGACCGGGATGACCGCTCTGCCATCGGCTCGGGAGGCGGGCAGATGCGCATGGGTGAGCAGGACACGCGCCACTCGCTCGAGATGCGCCGCGACACCGGCGGCGAGAACTACCGTCAGTGGGACCGCACGGGCTTCGGCGGCGAGGACCGCGGCCAGCACGGCACCCAGGGTCATCCCGGCATGGGCACCCAGGGCCAGCGCAGCGACCGGTACGATCCGATGCTGGGCATGAGCCAGGCGAGCCCCGGCCGTCCGGGCTCGGGCGTGAACATCGGCATGGGCGAGACGTACGCGAGCCGCGGCCCCGACACCGACACGTCACGTCCGGAGCACAAGGGCATGCTGGCCGGGCTGCGCCGGCGCTGGCAGCGCGAGCCGCTCACCGCTCGGGAGATCATGACCCGCGGCGTGAAGACGGTGCGCCAGGACAGCTCGCTGCGCGAGGTGGCGCAGCTGATGAAGGACGAGGACTGCGGCGTGGTCCCCATCGTGGACAGCCGGGGCTGCCTCGTGGGCATCATCACGGACCGGGACCTGGTCATCCGCGCCTTCACGGGCGGCAGGACGCCGGATCAGCTCCGCGCCGGGGACGTGATGACGGATGACGTGGAGTGCGTCCACCCGGACGAGGACATCCACAGCATCATCTCGCTGATGGGCAAGCGGCAGATCCGCCGCATCCCCGTGGTCGAGCGGGATGACCGCGTCATCGGCATCATCTCGATGGGCGACATCGCCAACCGCGCCGACTACGACGAGGAGCTGCAGGAGGCGCTGGATCGCATCTCGTCCAAGCGCTCCTTCTGGAGCCGGCTGACCTGA